The following are from one region of the Pristiophorus japonicus isolate sPriJap1 chromosome 24, sPriJap1.hap1, whole genome shotgun sequence genome:
- the LOC139237986 gene encoding histone chaperone asf1b-like, which yields MAKVQVLNVVVLDNPSPFNNPFQFEITFECIEDLPDDLEWKIIYVGSAESEEHDQVLDSVLVGPVPAGRHMFVFQADAPNASLIPDADAVGVTVVLITCTYRDQEFIRVGYYVNNEYTDPELKENPPMKPDYAKLQRNILASNPRVTRFHINWEGASEKMEDIENVDPSSTAMLPPTCTPLKGLGAGGALSIVPENSMDCM from the exons ATGGCCAAAGTGCAGGTGCTGAACGTGGTGGTGCTGGACAACCCGTCCCCCTTCAACAACCCCTTCCAGTTCGAGATCACCTTCGAGTGCATCGAGGACCTGCCGGACG ATTTGGAGTGGAAGATCATCTACGTGGGCTCTGCAGAGAGTGAGGAGCACGACCAGGTGTTGGACTCTGTGCTGGTGGGACCTGTCCCTGCTGGACGTCACATGTTTGTCTTTCAG GCTGATGCCCCAAATGCCAGTCTCATTCCAGACGCCGATGCAGTTGGCGTGACCGTGGTGCTGATCACCTGCACATACAGAGATCAAGAGTTTATTCGTGTGGGTTATTATGTGAATAATGAATACACAGATCCTGAATTAAAGGAGAACCCACCCATGAAACCAGACTATGCCAAG CTCCAGCGGAATATTTTGGCTTCCAATCCAAGAGTTACCAGGTTCCACATCAACTGGGAGGGTGCCAGTGAAAAAATGGAAGATATTGAGAATGTTGACCCAAGTTCGACTGCAATGCTTCCCCCTACCTGTACACCCCTGAAGGGACTTGGCGCAGGAGGTGCCCTGAGTATAGTTCCCGAGAACTCTATGGACTGCATGTGA